A stretch of Besnoitia besnoiti strain Bb-Ger1 chromosome III, whole genome shotgun sequence DNA encodes these proteins:
- a CDS encoding hypothetical protein (encoded by transcript BESB_049420), producing MAKNKRRGGRRHKKKDEEGLLAAEGDAEPQDAQELGEVDGEAEEEEPAEEEARAGEPQAAPEGGERPGGEDAFSASRGRPAPRLFQERRREGEGLRRGGKGAVDGYLEYLSHVKEVIDSKAFKSPEEWEAFVAATAEEVASKTPLVLTDQRCSKIIEKILGLLASFLLPAAATGEEKRHRELRVVEAFLLLLRKISGMAGQLAVHANGSHVLQTLLGGLPCVIDAERRLKQEGDEEKAAQSVEDLSLYCLHSVESENGGWVSLMSHSSGSHVFRAVVRAAAGIYSLPSVEELGRRKPRKTRHESVESLPVLALASAEVKDTNSALLFPASPSLQALLKIISKEVCAALSADPYSLLFDAYASPALQLLLQVTTQAPQLQKARRRLLTAIFRLDATEESRRAEMIQLADALVESPTGSRVLEVAAPLLSPEEFQVFFSTWVLKRADSLAQGRFGNFVLQKLLASPLLQAVHVRQLVSALDFQGCLGAGTPAVLWRLSEACRRVRDCQSAFTKRLFAALRLAQNPQHISFAWFALLALRPPEDLPASFCPFAKADDADEGEAAEKKQPSLRHLTEMLTPTGVSILLNLLRFEPAAIQPLVAGFKKFLKILKKTTVAVRQWRGKDLPPLWEQRPVLLRLACDAQGSRLLEGVARTVTRRAAAKETGASKRSAEETGDAEKSDLFPPQAIQQLLRAFSGSYAPAALHATGGFVVTTFYDIATVDMKRRIVKELLEVEDELREKNYTAYVKCEIYKFKRDEDSWAMRQEKKSKTREIFKDLLAEDEEAAAAQTNLTAEEEEEKQKEKKRQEKLAAADHAAWAFIEGDSVAKQLLGTGNGKKEKREKKKGKRASGAGSDDESGLLAEGGVADEATQAIDELFGGSERSTKKRHQSARKKADSAVEESSEAAPDAAEGAPRREKKRDEKGDAEESGEAAQADKALEAALFFIEGTRKDLSKRQLAKRRKLEASKLATACASLPVH from the exons ATGGCGAAGAACAAGCGAAGGGGCGGTCGCAGGCacaagaagaaggacgaggaggggcttctcgcggccgagggcgacgccgagccgcAAGACGCTCAGGAGCTGGGCGaggtcgacggcgaggcggaagaagaagaacctgctgaagaggaggcgcgcgcgggtgaGCCTCAGGCTGCACCCGAAGGTGGAGAGCGTCCCGGCGGTGAGGACGCCTTTtccgcctcccgcggccgccctgcgccgcgactcttccaagagagaagacgcgaaggcgagggcctccgccgaggcggaaAAGGCGCGGTGGACGGATACCTCGAGTACCTCAGCCACGTCAAGGAAGTCATCGACTCCAAGGCCTTCAAGTCCCCAGAGGAGTGGGAGGCCTTCGTGGCGGCCACGGCGGAGGAAGTCGCGAGCAAG ACTCCGCTGGTGCTGACCGACCAGCGCTGCAGCAAAATTATTGAGAAGATTCTCGGTCTCCTCGCGAgctttctgctgcctgcggcggcgacgggcgaagagaagcgccACCGCGAGCTTCGGGTCGTCGAGgcctttctgcttctcctgcGGAAAATCTCCGGAATGGCAG GTCAACTGGCAGTCCACGCGAACGGCTCGCAcgtgctgcagacgctccTGGGCGGTCTTCCCTGCGTCAtcgacgccgagcgccgcctcaAGCAAGAAG gcgacgaggagaaagcTGCGCAATCTGTTGAGGATCTCAGTCTTTACTGTCTGCATTCTGTCGA GTCGGAGAACGGAGGCTGGGTGTCTCTGATGAGCCACAGCAGCGGCTCGCACGTCTTCCGCGCTGTCGtacgcgcggctgcgggaaTCTACTCCCTGCCCTCTGTCGAGGAGCTCG GCCGTCGcaagccgcggaagacgcgccaCGAGTCCGTAGAGTCGCTGCCGGTTCTCGCGCTGGCCTCTGCGGAAGTCAAAGACACAAACTCTGCGCTCCTCTTCcctgcctctccgtcgctgcaggcgctgctgaaaATCATTTCCAAGGaagtctgcgccgctctctccgccgatCCCTATTCGCTCCTCTTCGATGCCtacgcgtcgcccgcgctgcagctcctcctgcAAGTCACAACCCAAGcaccgcagctgcaga aagcgcgaaggcgactgcTCACTGCTATTTTCCGACTTGATGCGACAGAG GAGAGTCGGCGCGCCGAGATGATTCAACTCGCAG ATGCGCTGGTGGAGAGTCCGACCGGGAGCCGCGTGCTGgaggtcgctgcgccgcttctcaGCCCAGAAGAGTTTCAGGTTTTCTTCTCAACCTGGGTGCTCAAGCGCGCTGACAGCCTCGCGCAAG GCCGCTTTGGCAACTTCGTGCTGCAGAAgctcctcgcgtcgccccttCTGCAGGCGGTCCACGTGCGCCAGCTCGTCAGCG CGCTAGACTTCCAAGGTTGCCTGGGCGCCGGAACGCCCGCAGTCCTTTGGCGCCTCTCAGAGGCCTGTCGCCGCGTGCGAGACTGCCAGAGCGCGTTCACGAAGCGGCtgttcgcggcgctgcgcctcgcgcagaatCCGCAGCATATTTCGTTCGCCTGGTTCGCGCTTCTGGCGCTCAGGCCCCCCGAGGACCTCCCGGCTTCGTTCTGTCCAttcgcgaaggcc gacgacgccgacgagggcgaggcggcggagaagaagcagccgtcgctgcggcACTTGACCGAGATGCTAACCCCCACCGGCGTGTCCATTCTCCTCAATCTGCTGCGCTTCGAGCCGGCCGCCATTCAGCCGCTCGTCGCGGGATTCAAGAAATTTCTCAAAATCCTGAAAAAGACCACCGTCGCCGTCAGACAGTGGCGCGGCAAGGacctgccgccgctctggGAGCAACG GCcggtgctgctgcgtctggcgTGCGACGCGCAaggctcgcggctgctggagggCGTGGCGCGGACGGTGACacgtcgcgctgctgcgaaggagacaggcgctTCGAAGCGCAGTGCCGAGGAGactggcgacgccgagaaatCCGATCTCTTCCCGCCGCAAGCAAtccagcagctcctgcgGGCGTTCAGCGGCAGCtacgcgcctgccgcgctccACGCGACTGGCGGCTTCGTCGTGACGACTTTCTACGATATCGCAACC gttGACATGAAGCGACGCATCGTGAAGGAGCTCCTGGAGGTTGAGGACGAACTGCGAGAGAAGAACTACACGGCCTACGTCAAGTGTGAAATTTACAAATTCAAACGGGATGAAGACAGCTGGGCAATGCGGCAGGAAAAGAAGAGCAAGACACGA GAAATCTTCAAGGATCTCTtggcagaagacgaagaggccgcagccgcgcagacgaacctgactgcggaggaagaggaggaaaagcagaaggaaaaaaaaagacaggaaaaactcgccgctgcagaccaCGCTGCATGGGCGTTCATCGAA GGCGACTCGGTCGCGAAGCAGCTCCTGGGCACAGGCAACGgcaagaaggagaagcgcgagaagaagaaggggaaGCGGGCTTCTGGAGCGGGCAGCGACGATGAatccggcctcctcgcggaaGGAGGCGTCGCAGACGA GGCAACGCAAGCGATCGATGAGCTCTTCGGCGGAAGCG AGCGTagcacgaagaagagacaccagagcgcgcggaagaaagcagacagcgccgtcgaggaaagcagcgaggctgcgccagacgccgcggagggtgccccgcggagagagaagaagcgagacgaaaagggagacgcagaagagagcggagaagccgcgcaAGCCGACAAGGCGCTTGAAGCGGCTTTGTTCTTCATCGAGGGCACCCGCAAGGACCTCAGCAAGAGGCAGCtggcgaagcggagaaaaTTGGAG gCCTCAAAGCTCGCTactgcctgcgcctctctgcctgtcCACTAA